The following coding sequences lie in one Drosophila sulfurigaster albostrigata strain 15112-1811.04 chromosome 2R, ASM2355843v2, whole genome shotgun sequence genomic window:
- the LOC133836524 gene encoding LOW QUALITY PROTEIN: DNA polymerase alpha catalytic subunit (The sequence of the model RefSeq protein was modified relative to this genomic sequence to represent the inferred CDS: deleted 2 bases in 2 codons): MADSPSGPRVKRQRIDKTGRFAALERLRGLKGTKNKCHVEESVDDVYEVVDEREYAKRAGEKYGGDWIEDDGTGYAEDGRDFFEDEDEYSDEGEEQSNNNKKKKGVAAKKRPRDSDKPAKGKASIRNLFSNAVPKKVDVKNSVKDDDVLADLLGEMKEEPKDETAKEQKVIAPAKIVAATRKSDAAAAKAYMNSFLSNIKEQEQQRKKAEASSDDEMLERILQPKVTNKKATTITAAKIKEEKLQETAEELKSNADEAMPEVCDNELDFSCLDDDENQFEVTTPKTKTFKAEPQTPIATAKPETEDMSKLLSNWESICQMDDDFEKSVLASEAAESSTAAIDPANVEHLRFWYWEAWEDAQKLPGEVFLFGRTADGKSICVRVQNINRVLYLLPRQYLLDPITKEPTKQKVTVADMYKEFDTQIAAELKLETFRSRKVSKNFANHAIGIDVPQTCDYLEVHYDGKKMAPNVLAKKYDSIAHIFGTTTNALERFLLERKIKGPCWLQISGFNVNPAPISWCKTDLTVAEPKNVEVLLEQGKATPPPAITLLALNVRTSMNPKTLKNEICMISMLTHNRFHIDKPAPQPAFNRHMCALTRPAVSSWPFDLNLQLSKYKSTKIYKHDTERALLSWFLAQYQQIDADLIVTFDALDCQLNVITDQIVALKIPQWSRMGRLRFTQSFGKRLLDHFVGRMVCDVKRSAEECIRARSYDLQTLCQQVLKLQESERMDVNADDLLEMYEKGENITKLISLTMQDASYMLRLMCELNIMPLALQITNICGNTMTRTLQGGRSERNEYLLLHAFHEKNYIVPDKQPPRRGATAAANATASGDPDATGNETTTGAAGAARKKAAYAGGLVLEPMRGLYEKYVLLMDFNSLYPSIIQEYNICFTTVHQPYAADAEQLPALPDSSVEPGILPQQLRRLVESRREVKKLMAVPDLSPDLHMQYHIRQMALKLTANSMYGCLGFAHSRFFAQHLAALVTHKGREILVNTQQLVQKLNYDVVYGDTDSLMINTNITDYDQVYKIGHMIKQSVNKLYKQLELDIDGVFACLLLLKKKKYAAVKLSKNAKGVLRREQEHKGLDIVRRDWSQLAVMVGKAALDEVLSEKPLEDKLDAVHAQLGRIKNQIAESAVPLPLYVITKQLTRAPQEYANSSSLPHVQVALRMNRERNRRYKKGDMVDYVICVDGSTNAAMQRAYHLDELKGSETLKLDTNYYLAHQIHPVVTRMVEVLEGTDASRVAECLGMDASKYRQNAQRSQQERTEEAEGESLQKTTLQLYRLCEPFRFKCVGCQTEQLMASAYRPGSSSSHVAVLQQCVNAECQTSPLQYLVSIRNQLQLTMRSYVQRFYRNWLVCDHPDCNYNTRSYSIRLEMRRPRCLKCNSGSMLRQYSERDLYNQLCYLRFMFDLSKQQLHQKPTLTPELEQAYQLLFDTVEQQLQNSGYVVISLGNIFARSLALSSLQQPKKEVRDDLVASSLTDV, encoded by the exons ATGGCAGATTCACCCT CTGGTCCACGCGTCAAGCGACAACGCATTGACAAAACTGGCAGATTTGCTGCGCTGGAACGCTTAAGAGGCTTGAAAGgaacc aaaaacaaatgccatGTTGAGGAAAGCGTCGACGATGTGTATGAAGTGGTCGACGAACGGGAGTATGCCAAGCGTGCCGGCGAGAAATACGGCGGAGATTGGATTGAAGACG ACGGAACTGGCTACGCAGAAGATGGGCGAGATTTCTTTGAAGATGAAGACGAGTACTCCGACGAGGGAGAGGAAcagagcaacaataacaaaaagaagaaaggtGTCGCTGCTAAGAAAAGGCCGCGTGACAGCGACAAACCCGCCAAGGGAAAGGCTTCCATACGCAATCTCTTCAGCAACGCAGTT CCAAAAAAAGTTGATGTAAAGAACAGCGTGAAGGATGATGATGTGTTGGCCGATCTGCTAGGCGAAATGAAGGAGGAGCCAAAGGACGAGACAGCCAAGGAACAAAAGGTTATAGCTCCAGCTAAAATTGTGGCTGCTACTCGAAAGTCGgatgctgctgccgccaaGGCGTATATGAATAGTTTCCTGAGCAACATCAaagagcaggagcagcagcgtAAGAAGGCGGAAGCGAGCAGCGACGATGAGATGCTGGAGCGCATTTTGCAGCCAAAGGTAACCAAcaagaaagcaacaacaataacggcAGCCAAAATAAAGGAGGAAAAGTTGCAAGAAACCGCCGAAGAGCTAAAAAGTAACGCGGACGAAGCCATGCCAGAGGTATGCGACAACGAGTTGGATTTCAGTTGCTTAGATGACGATGAGAATCAATTTGAGGTGACAACCCCAAAGACTAAGACATTTAAGGCCGAGCCCCAAACGCCAATTGCGACTGCGAAGCCTGAAACTGAGGATATGAGCAAACTGCTCAGTAACTGGGAGTCCATTTGCCAAATGGACGATGACTTTGAGAAGTCAGTGCTGGCGAGCGAAGCGGCAGAATCGTCTACAGCTGCTATAGATCCAGCGAACGTGGAGCACCTGCGCTTCTGGTACTGGGAGGCCTGGGAAGATGCACAGAAGCTGCCAGGTGAAGTGTTTCTCTTCGGACGTACAGCTGATGGCAAGTCcatctgtgtgcgtgtgcaaaACATCAATCGGGTGCTGTATCTGCTACCCCGACAGTAT TTGCTAGATCCCATCACAAAGGAGCCCACAAAGCAGAAGGTCACTGTTGCCGATATGTACAAGGAGTTCGATACCCAAATAGCCGCCGAACTTAAACTGGAAACGTTTCGCTCCCGTAAGGTTAGCAAGAACTTTGCCAACCATGCGATTGGCATCGATGTGCCGCAGACTTGCGACTACCTGGAAGTCCATTACGATGGCAAGAAGATGGCGCCGAATGTGCTCGCCAAGAAATACGATTCCATAGCGCATATCTTCGGAACCACCACCAATGCCCTGGAGCGTTTCCTGCTTGAGCGCAAGATCAAGGGGCCCTGCTGGCTGCAGATCAGCGGCTTCAATGTGAATCCCGCACCCATTAGCTGGTGCAAGACCGATCTGACTGTTGCCGAGCCCAAGAACGTTGAGGTGCTGTTGGAGCAAGGGAAAGCAACGCCTCCGCCGGCCATCACCTTGCTGGCGCTCAATGTGCGCACCTCGATGAACCCGAAGACGCTCAAGAACGAGATCTGCATGATCTCGATGCTCACTCACAATCGCTTTCACATTGATAAACCGGCGCCACAGCCCGCCTTTAATCGCCACATGTGCGCTTTAACACGACCCGCCGTCTCCAGCTGGCCCTTTGATTTGAATCTGCAGTTGAGCAAATACAAGTCCACGAAGATCTACAAACATGACACGGAGCGTGCGCTGCTCAGCTGGTTTTTGGCGCAGTACCAGCAGATAGATGCCGATCTGATTGTCACCTTTGATGCGTTGGACTGTCAGCTGAATGTGATTACGGATCAGATCGTCGCCTTGAAGATTCCGCAATGGTCTCGCATGGGTCGCTTGCGTTTTACGCAATCGTTTGGCAAGCGCCTTCTGGATCACTTTGTGGGTCGCATGGTCTGCGATGTGAAGCGTTCGGCAGAGGAGTGCATACGGGCCAGATCTTATGATCTGCAGACCCTCTGCCAGCAGGTGCTCAAGCTGCAGGAGTCTGAGCGTATGGATGTGAATGCTGATGATCTGCTAGAGATGTATGAGAAGG GCGAGAACATCACCAAACTCATCTCGCTAACTATGCAGGATGCCTCGTACATGCTGCGCCTAATGTGCGAGCTGAACATCATGCCACTGGCTCTGCAGATCACTAACATTTGTGGCAACACCATGACTCGCACGCTGCAAGGCGGTCGCTCCGAGCGCAATGAGTATCTGCTGTTGCACGCCTTCCACGAGAAGAACTACATTGTGCCCGACAAGCAGCCACCTCGACGCGGCGCAACTGCCGCTGCTAATGCTACTGCCTCAGGTGACCCTGATGCCACTGGTAATGAGACGACAACTGGAGCAGCTGGCGCGGCCCGTAAAAAGGCTGCCTACGCAGGTGGCTTGGTGCTAGAACCAATGCGTGGTCTCTATGAGAAATACGTGCTGCTCATGGACTTTAACTCGCTCTACCCCAGCATAATACAGGAGTACAATATTTGCTTTACGACGGTGCATCAGCCTTATGCAGCAGATGCCGAGCAGCTGCCTGCGCTGCCAGATTCCAGCGTTGAGCCTGGCATCCTGCCGCAGCAGTTGCGTCGCCTCGTGGAGTCACGTCGCGAGGTGAAGAAACTGATGGCAGTGCCCGACTTGTCGCCCGATCTGCATATGCAGTATCACATTCGTCAGATGGCGCTCAAGTTGACTGCGAACTCGATGTACGGTTGCCTGGGATTCGCGCATTCGCGTTTCTTTGCACAGCATCTGGCTGCACTGGTGACGCACAAGGGTCGCGAGATTCTCGTCAATACGCAGCAGTTGGTGCAGAAGCTCAATTACGATGTGGTCTATGGAGACACGGACTCCCTCATGATTAACACGAACATCACGGACTATGATCAAGTCTACAAGATAGGGCATATGATCAAGCAGAGCGTGAACAAGCTATACAAGCAGCTGGAACTGGACATCGATGGAGTTTTTGCCTGTCTGCTGCTCctcaagaaaaagaaatatgctGCAGTCAAGCTGAGCAAGAATGCCAAAGGAGTGCTACGACGTGAGCAGGAGCACAAGGGCTTGGACATTGTGCGTCGCGATTGGTCACAACTGGCTGTCATGGTGGGCAAGGCGGCACTCGACGAAGTGCTCTCCGAGAAACCGCTGGAAGATAAACTGGATGCTGTGCATGCGCAGCTTGGAcgcattaaaaatcaaattgccGAGTCGGCTGTGCCACTGCCACTCTATGTGATCACCAAGCAACTGACGCGAGCGCCACAGGAATATGCGAACAGCTCGTCGCTGCCCCATGTGCAAGTTGCGCTGCGCATGAATCGCGAGCGCAATCGTCGCTATAAGAAGGGCGACATGGTGGACTATGTGATCTGCGTGGATGGCAGCACAAATGCCGCCATGCAACGTGCCTACCATTTGGACGAGCTGAAGGGCAGCGAGACACTGAAGCTGGACACCAACTACTATCTGGCCCACCAAATACATCCCGTGGTCACGCGCATGGTCGAGGTGCTGGAGGGCACCGATGCGAGTCGCGTTGCCGAGTGCTTGGGCATGGATGCCAGCAAGTATAGGCAAAATGCTCAGCG ATCTCAGCAGGAGCGCACTGAGGAAGCCGAGGGCGAGTCCCTGCAGAAGACAACACTGCAACTGTATAGGCTATGCGAACCTTTCCGATTCAAGTGCGTCGGCTGCCAGACGGAGCAGTTGATGGCGAGTGCTTATCGACCGGGCTCGAGCAGCAGCCACGTGGCCGTGCTGCAGCAGTGCGTCAATGCGGAGTGCCAAACATCGCCGCTGCAGTATCTGGTTAGCATACGCAATCAACTGCAGCTGACTATGCGCAGCTATGTGCAACGCTTCTACCGGAATTGGCTGGTGTGCGATCATCCCGATTGCAACTACAACACGAGGAGCTATTCGATACGCCTCGAAATGCGGCGACCACGTTGTCTCAAGTGCAACAGCGGCTCCATGTTGCGGCAGTACTCGGAGCGTGATCTCTACAATCAGCTGTGCTACTTGCGCTTCATGTTCGATCTGagcaagcagcaactgcaTCAGAAAC CCACTTTAACACCTGAACTGGAACAAGCCTATCAGCTGTTGTTCGACACCGTAgaacagcaattgcaaaattcCGGATATGTGGTCATATCTCTGGGCAATATATTTGCGCGCAGCCTGGCGCTGTCGTCACTTCAGCAGCCCAAGAAGGAAGTGCGGGATGACTTGGTCGCCAGCAGTCTAACCGATGTTTAG
- the LOC133836525 gene encoding circadian clock-controlled protein daywake, whose translation MSQQSLTNCNGFCLVAVILIACGVAQASNHQIDVDEDLKHLIGRCHRDQASDGDYNDCMKQVFNDLRAYFTTGVPGYNIKPFDPHHASFVELRRGDPHGPGSFKLILRNVSEYGWSRSEVTKFHSDVEDQRIVYAQYFPEKSLEGEYEFVAKMLGAEMKRIGHWNLTLYDYSQTTSVRRVGAPGSLLKVHVEVDRIGGMELHIGNLLQGQPLNQLADGVINSMWQVGLPFVRPMINELVSTAFTDIFNESFRHFPLEKFVSQT comes from the exons atgtcGCAACAGTCGCTCACAAACTGTAACGGCTTCTGCTTAGTTGCTGTTATTCTGATTGCTTGCGGTGTCGCGCAAGCGTCCAACCACCAAATCGATGTCGATGAAGATCTCAAACACTTGATCGGTCGCTGCCACCGTGATCAAGCCAGTGACGGTGATTACAACGATTGCATGAAACAGGTATTCAACGATTTGCGCGCTTATTTCACCACAG GGGTGCCTGGTTACAACATTAAACCCTTTGATCCCCATCATGCGTCGTTCGTTGAACTGCGCCGCGGTGATCCACATGGCCCGGGCAGTTTTAAACTGATTTTACGTAACGTGTCCGAATATGGCTGGTCGCGATCCGAGGTGACAAAGTTTCACAGCGACGTAGAAGATCAGCGCATCGTCTATGCTCAATACTTCCCAGAGAAGAGCCTCGAGGGCGAGTACGAATTCGTTGCGAAGATGTTGGGCGCTGAAATGAAACGTATTGGCCACTGGAACCTCACGCTATATGATTACAG TCAAACGACAAGCGTGCGACGTGTTGGCGCTCCTGGATCACTGCTTAAGGTGCATGTGGAGGTAGATCGCATTGGCGGCATGGAACTACATATAGGTAATCTGCTGCAGGGCCAGCCATTAAATCAACTGGCTGACGGAGTTATTAACAGCATGTGGCAGGTGGGTTTGCCTTTCGTTAGGCCAATGATCAATGAGCTGGTGAGCACGGCATTTACGGACATTTTCAACGAATCCTTTCGACACTTTCCGCTGGAAAAGTTTGTAAGCCAGACATGA